The nucleotide window AACCCGAAGCCAGCCTCGAAGTAAAGCAGATCCCGTTACAGGCCGCGCTCGATCTGCTACGCACCGTCCGGCGTGGTTTTGCCCCAGAAATAGAAGCCGACGGCTTCCTGAACGGAGAGCTTACCTACAAACCGGTCTCCGAAACTCCAGCCGCAGCCACCCGAGCATCCCATACCATCTCAAGGCGAAAACAGGCTCGCCCCGCCACCCCCGCGCTAACAGCCCTGCAAGGCTCTCTCACTTTGGACGGTGCGCGTCTCCAGGGCGGAAAACTGAAAGAACCGCTCATCCTGCCCAAAATGACGCTGGTTCCTACAGGGATATCCGATCTCGGCGGCTCAAAGACAGCGATCAGTGGCGAAGTATCCGTTTCCCTGGCCGCCCACTCCGGCAAGGCTGGTGCCTCCGCAGACGCCATCAGGATTCGTCTCGGCGTAACCACCAGCGGATATGCAATCGCAATCGGCGGATCAGCCACGCCCACGCAACTGCGCGATCTTTCCTACGCCTTTGGCCTGCCCCATTCCGACGTAGTGGATGGCTTCGGAAGCGGCACCGCAGATCTGGATCTAGCCGTCAGCGGCCCGTGGATACCACTCAAACCGGTCTTCAATCCCGATTCCACTCTTGACTCCAATCACGAGTCTGCACCCGCAGCAAAGCAAACACTCGTCCCCGTACACACATCGCCCGCGCCAAACCCAATCGCTCCGGTCGCAGCAAACAATTCCGACCAGCTTTCAGGTTCCATCCTGCTGCACCATACCCAATGGCGAGCAGCCTATCTGGCGCGCCCGGTGGAACTACCGCAAGCAGCAATCGCACTTTCCCCCGGCAATATCGGGGTGACATCGGATTTCACCTACAGGGCGAATCTATCTGGCGCAAATTCAGCCGGAGCAAATCAAGCCGGAGCAAACCCAGCCTTATCGCTTCAAGGCTCTCTGGCCCTGCGTCTGCCCACGAACTGCACCACAGGCGACTGCAAACCTCAGCTTCAACTGCATTTTGGAGCGCTGGACGCGTTCACCATTCAAAAAGCCCTGCTCGGTACGCCCGCGGAAAAATCACTTCTTTCCCCGCTCATCGACCGCATGCATTCGGACCAGAAGTCGGCCTGGCCCTCCCTTTCCGTCAGTATTCAGGCGGACAGCCTCCTGCTCGGCGCGCTTGCCGTACATAAGCCCATCCTCCAGTTGCAGGTGAACGACGACGATATCGACGTCTCACATTGGGAGGCGGAAATCCTCGGCGGCTCCGGCAGCGGCACAGCCCATTTCCAGCTATCCGATAACAAGCCTCAATACACGCTCGAAGGCAACTTCGCCAGGGTGAACCCGGCAGCGCTCGGCGCATTCTTCGCCAACCACTGGGCAGGCGGAGCGATCGAAGGCAGCTCCAAACTCGAGTTCTCGGGACTCACCGACAAGGATATTTCCGCCTCCGCAAAGGGCACTGCACAGTTCCAGTGGAAGTCAGGCACACTCACCCCAGGGCCGGCAGCCCAGCCTCTGCACTTCGATGATTGGACCGGCGAGCTCAAGATCGCAGACGGCAAAGCGCAGCTTGAAAAGAACGAATTGCTGTCCGCCCATCGCAGCAGCACCGTGACAGGATCGTTCCCAATCACCGGCCCCGTCGTCGGTTCAATCACTGGCCCCGTCAAACTGACCGTGACCCCATCCTCAGCCCCCGCAAAGAAACACGCACGCTGAAGGCAATTAAGATTCCTGTCAGGATCCGCAGAAATCTCTCCCATTACAATCAATCCATGACGAAATCTTCTCCGGCCACTTCTGCCCCAGCAGCCACCACTCCCGTAACAGTCCGTTGCAAAGGTGTGCTCTTCGATATGGACGGAATCCTGATCTCGTCGATTGGCTCAGTCGAGCGTAGCTGGACCATCTGGGCCATCTCCCGCAACATATCTCCAGAGCTCGCCATCCATACCGCGCACGGATGCCGCGCCATCGAGACCATTCGCAAGCTCCGCCCCGATCTTGATGATGAGGCCGAGCTGAAATACATAGAAGATATCGAAGTAGCTGATAAAGAAGGTCTTGCCGTCCTTCCCGGAGTCGTGGACCTGCTCGCGGCATTGCCCTTGGCGCGCTGGACCGTAGTCACCTCGGCAACTGAGCGTCTGGCCAGAATTCGCATGGAGGAGGGTGGGCTCACCGTACCCGAGCGAATCATCACCGCCGATTCCGTCACTGTAGGCAAGCCCCATCCGGAGCCTTACCTGCGCGGAGCCGAAATTCTCGGGCTACCCGCCTCCGACTGCGTTGTCTTTGAAGATTCCGCTTCCGGTACCAAAGCTGGCCGAGCCGCCGGTTGCACCGTGATTGGCACAACCTTCTCGCACTCGATTGCCGAACTCAGTGCAGCCCATTTTCTCGTCAACGATCTCACCGCGATCCGAGTAGAAGTCCTGCCCGGCGACGAAGGACTGGCGCTTCACTTCACGCCTCTAGCCGTCTAGCGACACAATTTGCTTAGCGTGATCGTCCCAGCAGGATAACCTCAACCCGCTGCAAATCCTCTTCGACATCCACGCCAATTGTGTCTCCAGCAGCCTCGGCAACGTAAATGCTGATGCCGTTTTCCAGCAGCCGCAGTTGCTCCAGCCGCTCAATCTGCTCCAGCGGAGAAGGCGCCAGCGCTGCGAACTGCTCCAGGGCCGCCTTCCGATAGGCATACAGCCCCAGGTGCTTGCGATAACCGGTAAAACCGGTCCGATCCCGGTCGAAAGGAATCGTCGAGCGAGAGAAATACAGTGCTCGTTCATCCGCCGCGCTTACCACCTTCACAGCATTGGGATTGGCAATGTCCTCCACCGGGCAGGGAACGCAGATTGTGCTCACCTGCACCTCTGGCCGCGAAAACAGCCCCAGTAAAGGTGCAAAATGCTCCGGTG belongs to Acidicapsa ligni and includes:
- a CDS encoding AsmA family protein; translated protein: MDEASTRPAAIPAASPHTQEQSASAPDQPNPRRPGRWRRRILIASLLVVVISAAIVLPPMVNISRYQRQITAIMASSLGRPVHLSGVELRLLPLPGFVLHDLSVSEDPSFGNEPILSAHTVVATVRILSLWKGKIEISRITVDEASLNLVRSPRGTWNLESLMMGASQPGSAGAFRAPSPSDVKRHPFPYLEATNSRINLKNGAEKSPFSVIDADLSLWLDDPGEWRIRLRGQPVRTDIEMSLADTGEVRLEGSLHSAAELREMPLKLQMEWRDGQLGQLSRLLSGSDAGWRGAVTADINVQGTTEAAQITARLQATSVGREEFTPATPIDLDANCHLLYEHSQNAIHKLGCDTAIGDGHLRLAADLPGNTPGNASGSKPDGQLTNQLDAGSQPEASLEVKQIPLQAALDLLRTVRRGFAPEIEADGFLNGELTYKPVSETPAAATRASHTISRRKQARPATPALTALQGSLTLDGARLQGGKLKEPLILPKMTLVPTGISDLGGSKTAISGEVSVSLAAHSGKAGASADAIRIRLGVTTSGYAIAIGGSATPTQLRDLSYAFGLPHSDVVDGFGSGTADLDLAVSGPWIPLKPVFNPDSTLDSNHESAPAAKQTLVPVHTSPAPNPIAPVAANNSDQLSGSILLHHTQWRAAYLARPVELPQAAIALSPGNIGVTSDFTYRANLSGANSAGANQAGANPALSLQGSLALRLPTNCTTGDCKPQLQLHFGALDAFTIQKALLGTPAEKSLLSPLIDRMHSDQKSAWPSLSVSIQADSLLLGALAVHKPILQLQVNDDDIDVSHWEAEILGGSGSGTAHFQLSDNKPQYTLEGNFARVNPAALGAFFANHWAGGAIEGSSKLEFSGLTDKDISASAKGTAQFQWKSGTLTPGPAAQPLHFDDWTGELKIADGKAQLEKNELLSAHRSSTVTGSFPITGPVVGSITGPVKLTVTPSSAPAKKHAR
- a CDS encoding HAD-IA family hydrolase — translated: MTKSSPATSAPAATTPVTVRCKGVLFDMDGILISSIGSVERSWTIWAISRNISPELAIHTAHGCRAIETIRKLRPDLDDEAELKYIEDIEVADKEGLAVLPGVVDLLAALPLARWTVVTSATERLARIRMEEGGLTVPERIITADSVTVGKPHPEPYLRGAEILGLPASDCVVFEDSASGTKAGRAAGCTVIGTTFSHSIAELSAAHFLVNDLTAIRVEVLPGDEGLALHFTPLAV
- the kdsB gene encoding 3-deoxy-manno-octulosonate cytidylyltransferase codes for the protein MGENRIVGVIPARLGSTRLSRKVLRSIAGKPMVEWVWRAAADSGLMDEVVVATDSDEVAEACREREIPVAMTSPECASGSDRVYEVSRQIEAEIYVNIQGDEPLLTPEHFAPLLGLFSRPEVQVSTICVPCPVEDIANPNAVKVVSAADERALYFSRSTIPFDRDRTGFTGYRKHLGLYAYRKAALEQFAALAPSPLEQIERLEQLRLLENGISIYVAEAAGDTIGVDVEEDLQRVEVILLGRSR